Proteins from one Desmodus rotundus isolate HL8 chromosome 9, HLdesRot8A.1, whole genome shotgun sequence genomic window:
- the WNT9A gene encoding protein Wnt-9a isoform X1 has protein sequence MLDGPLLARWLAVAFALALLLAALRPSAAYFGLTGSEPLTILPLTLDPEAATQAHYKACDRLKLERKQRRMCRRDPGVAETLVEAVSMSALECQYQFRFERWNCTLEGRYRASLLKRGFKETAFLYAISSAGLTHALAKACSAGRMERCTCDEAPDLENREAWQWGGCGDNLKYSSKFVKEFLGRRSSKDLRARVDFHNNLVGVKVIKAGVETTCKCHGVSGSCTVRTCWRQLAPFHEVGKRLKYKYETALKVGSTTNEAAGEAGAISPPRGRALSTGGDPLPRTPELVHLDDSPSFCLAGRFSPGTAGRRCHREKNCESICCGRGHNTQSRVVTRPCQCQVRWCCYVECRQCTQREEVYTCKG, from the exons GCTGACCGGCAGCGAGCCCCTGACCATCCTCCCGCTGACCCTGGATCCTGAGGCGGCCACGCAGGCGCATTACAAGGCCTGCGATCGACTGAAGCTGGAGCGGAAACAGAGGCGCATGTGCCGCAGGGACCCGGGCGTGGCCGAGACACTGGTGGAGGCAGTCAGCATGAGCGCCCTGGAGTGTCAGTACCAGTTCCGCTTTGAGCGCTGGAACTGTACCCTGGAAGGCCGATACCGGGCCAGCCTGCTCAAGAGAG GCTTCAAGGAGACGGCTTTCCTCTATGCTATCTCCTCGGCTGGCCTCACGCATGCACTGGCTAAGGCCTGCAGCGCAGGCCGCATGGAGCGCTGCACCTGTGATGAGGCGCCTGACCTGGAGAACCGTGAGGCCTGGCAGTGGGGCGGCTGTGGGGACAACCTCAAGTACAGCAGCAAGTTCGTCAAGGAGTTTCTGGGCCGGCGATCAAGCAAGGACCTGCGTGCCCGTGTGGACTTCCACAACAACCTCGTGGGTGTGAAG gtGATCAAGGCTGGGGTGGAGACCACGTGCAAGTGCCATGGTGTGTCGGGCTCCTGTACCGTGCGGACGTGCTGGCGACAGCTGGCACCCTTCCACGAGGTGGGCAAGCGCCTGAAGTACAAGTACGAGACAGCACTCAAGGTGGGCAGTACCACTAATGAGGCTGCTGGTGAGGCGGGTGCCATCTCTCCGCCCAGGGGCCGGGCTTTGAGCACAGGTGGTGACCCACTGCCCCGTACACCAGAGCTGGTGCACTTGGACGACTCACCCAGTTTCTGCCTGGCTGGCCGCTTCTCTCCAGGCACTGCGGGCCGCAGGTGCCACCGCGAGAAGAACTGTGAGAGCATCTGCTGCGGGCGTGGCCATAACACACAGAGCCGGGTGGTGACACGGCCCTGCCAGTGCCAGGTGCGCTGGTGCTGCTATGTGGAGTGCAGACAGTGCACTCAGCGGGAGGAGGTCTACACCTGCAAGGGCTAG
- the WNT9A gene encoding protein Wnt-9a isoform X2: MLDGPLLARWLAVAFALALLLAALRPSAAYFGLTGSEPLTILPLTLDPEAATQAHYKACDRLKLERKQRRMCRRDPGVAETLVEAVSMSALECQYQFRFERWNCTLEGRYRASLLKRGFKETAFLYAISSAGLTHALAKACSAGRMERCTCDEAPDLENREAWQWGGCGDNLKYSSKFVKEFLGRRSSKDLRARVDFHNNLVIKAGVETTCKCHGVSGSCTVRTCWRQLAPFHEVGKRLKYKYETALKVGSTTNEAAGEAGAISPPRGRALSTGGDPLPRTPELVHLDDSPSFCLAGRFSPGTAGRRCHREKNCESICCGRGHNTQSRVVTRPCQCQVRWCCYVECRQCTQREEVYTCKG, encoded by the exons GCTGACCGGCAGCGAGCCCCTGACCATCCTCCCGCTGACCCTGGATCCTGAGGCGGCCACGCAGGCGCATTACAAGGCCTGCGATCGACTGAAGCTGGAGCGGAAACAGAGGCGCATGTGCCGCAGGGACCCGGGCGTGGCCGAGACACTGGTGGAGGCAGTCAGCATGAGCGCCCTGGAGTGTCAGTACCAGTTCCGCTTTGAGCGCTGGAACTGTACCCTGGAAGGCCGATACCGGGCCAGCCTGCTCAAGAGAG GCTTCAAGGAGACGGCTTTCCTCTATGCTATCTCCTCGGCTGGCCTCACGCATGCACTGGCTAAGGCCTGCAGCGCAGGCCGCATGGAGCGCTGCACCTGTGATGAGGCGCCTGACCTGGAGAACCGTGAGGCCTGGCAGTGGGGCGGCTGTGGGGACAACCTCAAGTACAGCAGCAAGTTCGTCAAGGAGTTTCTGGGCCGGCGATCAAGCAAGGACCTGCGTGCCCGTGTGGACTTCCACAACAACCTC gtGATCAAGGCTGGGGTGGAGACCACGTGCAAGTGCCATGGTGTGTCGGGCTCCTGTACCGTGCGGACGTGCTGGCGACAGCTGGCACCCTTCCACGAGGTGGGCAAGCGCCTGAAGTACAAGTACGAGACAGCACTCAAGGTGGGCAGTACCACTAATGAGGCTGCTGGTGAGGCGGGTGCCATCTCTCCGCCCAGGGGCCGGGCTTTGAGCACAGGTGGTGACCCACTGCCCCGTACACCAGAGCTGGTGCACTTGGACGACTCACCCAGTTTCTGCCTGGCTGGCCGCTTCTCTCCAGGCACTGCGGGCCGCAGGTGCCACCGCGAGAAGAACTGTGAGAGCATCTGCTGCGGGCGTGGCCATAACACACAGAGCCGGGTGGTGACACGGCCCTGCCAGTGCCAGGTGCGCTGGTGCTGCTATGTGGAGTGCAGACAGTGCACTCAGCGGGAGGAGGTCTACACCTGCAAGGGCTAG